From the Mangifera indica cultivar Alphonso chromosome 10, CATAS_Mindica_2.1, whole genome shotgun sequence genome, one window contains:
- the LOC123228193 gene encoding bZIP transcription factor 11-like — protein MGSSSGASSGGSVLQSSGSEEDLRALMDQRKRKRMISNRESARRSRLRKQKHLDDLMAQAAHLRKENHQILTNINISTQHFLNIEAENLVLRAQLDELSHRLQYLDEIITFLSTTSANNTTAMYGGASSFITESPVTDNFMNPINFSNLNQPIMASADMFQC, from the coding sequence ATGGGTTCCTCAAGCGGGGCATCTTCAGGAGGTTCAGTGTTGCAGAGCTCGGGTTCCGAGGAGGACTTGAGGGCGTTGATGGatcagaggaagaggaagagaatGATTTCAAACAGGGAGTCAGCAAGGCGGTCAAGGCTGAGAAAACAGAAGCATTTGGATGATTTAATGGCGCAGGCGGCGCATCTGAGGAAGGAGAATCATCAGATCCTCACAAACATCAACATCTCCACTCAACATTTCCTCAACATCGAGGCTGAAAATTTGGTGCTGAGAGCTCAGCTTGATGAGCTCAGCCACAGATTGCAGTATTTGGATGAAATCATCACCTTCTTGAGCACCACCTCTGCAAACAACACCACTGCCATGTATGGAGGAGCTTCAAGCTTCATCACTGAGTCTCCTGTGACTGATAATTTCATGAATcctataaatttttcaaatctgaATCAACCCATCATGGCTTCTGCTGACATGTTTCAGTGCTAA